A genomic region of Azoarcus sp. KH32C contains the following coding sequences:
- the rpoC gene encoding DNA-directed RNA polymerase subunit beta', which yields MKSLLADLFKQTLPNEDQFDAITIGLASPDKIRSWSYGEVKKPETINYRTFKPERDGLFCAKIFGPVKDYECLCGKYKRLKHRGVICEKCGVEVTLSKVRRERMAHIELASPVAHIWFLKSLPSRLGMVLDMTLRDIERVLYFEAFVVVEPGMTPLNRAQLLTEDDYLAKVEEYGDEFEALMGAEGIRGLLRSLDVVMEIEKLRGELETTGSEAKIKKFSKRLKVLEAFQQSGIKPEWMILEVLPVLPPDLRPLVPLDGGRFATSDLNDLYRRVINRNNRLKRLLELKAPEIIVRNEKRMLQEAVDSLLDNGRRGKAMTGANKRPLKSLADMIKGKGGRFRQNLLGKRVDYSGRSVIVVGPQLKLHQCGLPKLMALELFKPFIFNKLELMGLATTIKQAKKMVESQEPVVWDILEEVIREHPVLLNRAPTLHRLGIQAFEPVLIEGKAIQLHPLVCVAFNADFDGDQMAVHVPLSLEAQMEARTLMLASNNVLSPANGEPIIVPSQDIVLGLYYATREGVNVAGEGMAFSDVGELKRAYESKQVSLHARVSVRLKEVEVTPEGERRDKISRYTTTAGRAMLSEILPPGLPFSVIDKPLKKKEISRLINASFRRCGLKETVVFADKLMQFGFGLATRAGISIAVKDMLVPRLKDTLIHAAEQEVKEIARQYTSGLVTDGERYNKVVDIWGRAGDQVAKAMMDQLGQEDVVNRAGQTVKQESFNSIYMMADSGARGSAAQIRQLAGMRGLMAKPDGSIIETPITTNFREGLNVLQYFISTHGARKGLADTALKTANSGYLTRRLVDVTQDLVVTEDDCGTREGFVMKALIEGGEVIEPLRERILGRVCAEDVVNPDTQETAIEAGSLLDEDAVDLIESLGVDEVKVRTALTCETRYGLCSKCYGRDLGRGSLVNVGEAVGVIAAQSIGEPGTQLTMRTFHVGGAASRAAAASGVESKSAGTIRFAGNMRYVSNAKGEKVIIARSAEIVVADDMGRERERHKLPYGAMLLVDDGAAIKAGVMLATWDPHTRPIVTEYAGTVKFENVEEGVTVAKQIDEVTGLSTLVVIDGKRRSSGASTKGVRPQVKLLDETGEEVKIAGTDHSVAITFQVGSLITVKDGQVIGVGDILARIPQESAKTRDITGGLPRVAELFEARPPKDAGVLAEFTGTVSFGKDTKGKQRLVITEADGVAHEFLIPKDKHVMVHDGQVVNKGELIVDGPADPHDILHLQGVEALARYIIDEVQDVYRLQGVKINDKHIEVIVRQMLRRVVIMDSGDTRFIREEQVERSEVLDENDRVEAEGKLPAQYQNVLLGITKASLSTDSFISAASFQETTRVLTEAAIMGKRDELRGLKENVIVGRLIPAGTGMAYHRNRRAQSTGEDLATEHAWPAEMEQPSEVPDGVSQDVQAG from the coding sequence ATGAAAAGCCTGCTCGCTGACCTGTTCAAGCAAACCCTGCCGAACGAAGACCAGTTCGACGCGATCACTATCGGTCTTGCCTCGCCGGACAAGATCCGTTCGTGGTCGTATGGCGAAGTCAAGAAGCCCGAAACGATCAACTACCGCACCTTCAAGCCCGAGCGCGACGGTCTGTTCTGCGCCAAGATCTTCGGGCCGGTCAAGGACTACGAGTGCCTGTGCGGCAAGTACAAGCGCCTGAAGCACCGCGGCGTGATCTGCGAGAAGTGCGGCGTCGAAGTGACCCTGTCGAAGGTGCGCCGTGAGCGCATGGCGCACATCGAACTGGCGAGCCCGGTCGCCCACATCTGGTTCCTGAAGAGCCTGCCGAGCCGTCTCGGCATGGTGCTCGACATGACCCTGCGCGACATCGAACGCGTGCTGTACTTCGAAGCATTCGTCGTCGTCGAGCCGGGCATGACCCCGCTCAACCGCGCTCAGCTGCTGACCGAAGATGACTACCTCGCAAAGGTCGAGGAATACGGGGATGAATTCGAAGCCCTGATGGGCGCCGAAGGCATCCGCGGTCTGTTGCGTTCGCTCGACGTCGTGATGGAGATCGAGAAGCTGCGTGGGGAACTCGAGACCACCGGCTCCGAAGCCAAGATCAAGAAGTTCTCGAAGCGCCTGAAGGTGCTCGAGGCCTTCCAGCAGTCGGGCATCAAGCCCGAGTGGATGATCCTCGAAGTGCTGCCCGTGCTGCCGCCGGACCTGCGTCCGCTGGTGCCGCTGGATGGCGGCCGCTTCGCGACCTCCGACCTGAACGACCTGTACCGCCGCGTCATCAACCGGAACAACCGTCTGAAGCGCCTGCTGGAGCTGAAGGCTCCGGAAATCATCGTCCGCAACGAAAAGCGGATGCTGCAGGAAGCCGTCGACTCGCTGCTCGATAACGGTCGCCGCGGCAAGGCGATGACTGGCGCCAACAAGCGTCCGCTGAAGTCGCTCGCCGACATGATCAAGGGCAAGGGCGGCCGCTTCCGTCAGAACTTGCTGGGTAAGCGTGTCGACTACTCGGGCCGTTCGGTCATCGTGGTCGGCCCGCAGCTGAAGCTCCACCAGTGCGGCCTGCCGAAGCTGATGGCGCTCGAGCTCTTCAAGCCCTTCATCTTCAACAAGCTCGAGCTGATGGGGCTTGCGACGACCATCAAGCAGGCGAAGAAGATGGTCGAAAGCCAGGAACCGGTGGTGTGGGACATCCTGGAAGAAGTCATCCGCGAACATCCGGTGCTACTCAACCGCGCACCGACGCTGCACCGCCTCGGTATCCAGGCTTTCGAGCCGGTGCTGATCGAAGGCAAGGCGATCCAACTGCATCCGCTGGTCTGCGTCGCGTTCAACGCCGACTTCGACGGCGACCAGATGGCCGTCCACGTCCCGCTGTCGCTCGAAGCGCAGATGGAAGCGCGCACGCTGATGCTCGCGTCCAACAACGTCCTATCGCCCGCCAACGGCGAACCGATCATCGTCCCGTCGCAGGACATCGTGCTCGGCCTGTATTACGCGACCCGTGAAGGTGTGAACGTCGCGGGCGAGGGCATGGCCTTCTCCGATGTCGGCGAGCTCAAGCGCGCCTACGAATCGAAGCAGGTGTCGCTGCACGCCCGCGTCTCGGTGCGACTGAAGGAAGTCGAGGTGACCCCCGAGGGCGAGCGTCGCGACAAGATCAGCCGCTACACGACGACCGCTGGCCGCGCGATGCTGTCCGAGATTCTTCCGCCGGGCCTGCCCTTCAGCGTGATCGACAAGCCGCTGAAGAAGAAGGAAATCTCGCGCCTAATCAACGCCTCCTTCCGTCGTTGCGGCCTCAAGGAAACCGTCGTTTTCGCCGACAAGCTGATGCAGTTCGGCTTCGGTCTGGCGACCCGCGCAGGTATCTCGATTGCCGTCAAGGACATGCTCGTCCCGCGTCTGAAGGACACGCTCATCCACGCCGCCGAGCAGGAAGTGAAGGAAATCGCGCGCCAGTACACGTCCGGTCTCGTGACCGACGGCGAGCGCTACAACAAGGTCGTCGATATCTGGGGCCGTGCCGGTGACCAGGTCGCGAAGGCGATGATGGACCAGCTCGGCCAGGAGGACGTCGTCAACCGCGCCGGCCAGACCGTCAAGCAGGAGTCCTTCAACTCCATCTACATGATGGCCGACTCGGGCGCACGGGGTTCCGCAGCCCAGATCCGTCAGCTCGCCGGTATGCGCGGCCTGATGGCGAAGCCGGACGGCTCGATTATCGAGACGCCGATCACGACGAACTTCCGTGAAGGCCTGAACGTTCTGCAGTACTTCATCTCGACCCACGGCGCCCGTAAGGGTCTGGCCGACACCGCGCTGAAGACCGCGAACTCCGGTTACCTGACCCGTCGTCTGGTCGACGTGACCCAGGATCTGGTGGTTACTGAAGACGATTGCGGCACCCGTGAAGGCTTCGTGATGAAGGCCTTGATCGAGGGCGGTGAAGTCATCGAGCCGCTGCGCGAGCGGATTCTCGGCCGCGTCTGCGCCGAGGACGTGGTCAATCCCGATACGCAGGAAACGGCCATCGAAGCCGGCTCGCTGCTCGATGAAGACGCTGTCGACCTGATCGAAAGCCTTGGCGTCGATGAAGTGAAGGTCCGCACCGCGCTGACCTGCGAAACGCGCTACGGCCTGTGCAGCAAGTGTTACGGCCGCGACCTTGGCCGCGGCTCGCTGGTGAACGTCGGCGAAGCGGTCGGTGTCATCGCCGCGCAGTCGATCGGCGAACCGGGCACGCAGCTGACGATGCGTACCTTCCACGTCGGTGGCGCGGCGTCGCGAGCTGCCGCTGCGAGCGGCGTCGAATCGAAGTCCGCAGGTACCATCCGCTTTGCCGGCAACATGCGTTACGTCTCGAACGCGAAGGGCGAGAAGGTCATCATCGCGCGTTCGGCCGAAATCGTCGTTGCCGACGACATGGGCCGCGAACGTGAGCGTCATAAGCTCCCGTACGGTGCGATGTTGTTAGTCGATGACGGCGCTGCGATCAAGGCCGGTGTCATGCTTGCAACCTGGGATCCGCATACCCGTCCGATCGTGACGGAATATGCCGGCACCGTGAAGTTCGAAAACGTCGAGGAAGGCGTCACCGTCGCGAAGCAGATCGACGAAGTGACCGGTCTGTCGACGCTGGTTGTCATCGACGGCAAGCGCCGCAGCTCGGGCGCCTCGACCAAGGGCGTGCGCCCACAGGTGAAGCTCCTCGACGAGACCGGCGAAGAGGTCAAGATCGCCGGCACCGACCACTCGGTGGCGATCACCTTCCAGGTCGGTTCGCTGATCACGGTGAAGGATGGCCAGGTCATCGGCGTGGGCGACATTCTTGCGCGGATCCCGCAGGAATCGGCAAAGACCCGCGACATTACCGGCGGTTTGCCGCGCGTTGCGGAACTCTTTGAAGCGCGTCCGCCGAAGGATGCCGGCGTGCTCGCCGAGTTCACCGGTACCGTGTCGTTCGGCAAGGACACCAAGGGCAAGCAGCGCCTGGTGATTACCGAGGCCGACGGCGTGGCCCACGAGTTCCTGATCCCGAAGGACAAGCACGTCATGGTCCACGATGGTCAGGTGGTCAACAAGGGCGAACTGATCGTCGACGGTCCGGCCGACCCGCACGACATCCTGCACCTGCAGGGCGTCGAGGCGCTGGCGCGCTACATCATCGACGAAGTGCAGGACGTCTATCGTCTGCAGGGCGTGAAGATCAACGACAAGCACATCGAGGTGATCGTTCGCCAGATGCTGCGTCGCGTGGTCATCATGGATTCGGGCGATACCCGCTTCATCCGCGAGGAACAGGTCGAACGTTCCGAAGTGCTGGACGAAAACGATCGCGTCGAAGCCGAAGGCAAGCTGCCGGCGCAGTACCAGAACGTACTGCTCGGTATCACCAAGGCATCGCTGTCGACCGACTCGTTCATCTCCGCGGCTTCCTTCCAGGAAACTACGCGTGTGCTGACCGAAGCCGCGATCATGGGCAAGCGCGACGAACTGCGTGGCCTGAAGGAAAACGTCATCGTTGGCCGTCTGATTCCGGCCGGTACCGGCATGGCGTATCACCGCAACCGGCGCGCGCAGTCGACAGGCGAGGATCTCGCCACCGAGCACGCGTGGCCCGCGGAGATGGAACAACCGTCGGAAGTGCCCGACGGCGTGTCGCAAGATGTGCAGGCCGGTTGA
- the rpoB gene encoding DNA-directed RNA polymerase subunit beta, producing MAYSYTEKKRIRKSFAKRAAVLNVPFLLATQIESFASFLQAETPPLSRMNQGLQAAFTSIFPIVSHSGNARLEFVQYMLGEPAFDVKECQQRGLTFASPLRARVRLVILDRDAPKETVKEVKEQEVYMGEIPLMTTTGSFVINGTERVIVSQLHRSPGVFFEHDRGKTHSSGKLLFSARIIPYRGSWLDFEFDPKDCLFFRVDRRRKMPATILLRAIGMSPEQILETFHDVDTFHFSGNQVTFDLVPDRLRGDVAKFDITDSSGKVIVARDKRITVKHIRELDQAGIRSMVVPDDFLLGRVVARNVVDPETGELIARANDEITEDVLGKLRDAGVKDLPTLYVNDLDRGPYISQTLRIDDTADQWAARVAIYRMMRPGEPPTEEAVEALFQGLFYAEERYDLSSVGRMKFNRRAYPEKIDDKAPDWLKRFYAAVGARGEDGPATLSNEDILAVMSVLVELRNGRGEIDDIDHLGNRRVRSVGELAENQFRAGLVRVERAVKERLSQAESENLMPHDLINAKPISAAIKEFFGSSQLSQFMDQTNPLSEITHKRRVSALGPGGLTRERAGFEVRDVHPTHYGRVCPIETPEGPNIGLINSLAVYAQTNRHGFLETPYRKVADGKVTDQIDFLSAIEEGQYVIAQANAEIGSDGSLVGDLVSCRHKGEFAMCTADQVQYMDVAPGQIVSVAASLIPFLEHDDANRALMGANMQRQAVPCLRPEKPLVGTGIERTVAVDSGTAVQAMRGGVVDYVDAQRIVVRVNDDETLAGEVGVDIYNMIKYTRSNQNTNINQRPIVKVGDLIGKGDVIADGASTDLGELALGQNMLVAFMPWNGYNFEDSILISERVVAEDRFTSIHIEELTVVARDTKLGPEEITRDIASLGEAQLSRLDESGIVYIGAEVEAGDVLVGKVTPKGETQLTPEEKLLRAIFGEKASDVKDTSLRVPSGMNGTVIDVQVFTREGIERDKRAQSIIDDMLRSFKTDLADQMRIVERDAFARIRRMINGQKANGGPKKLNKGTEISDEYLDTLEPYHWFDIRMADEELAIQLEAIREGLEKTRKDFEQAFEIKKKKLTQGDELPPGVQKMVKVYLAVKRRLQPGDKMAGRHGNKGVVSRIVPVEDMPYMENGTPVDIVLNPLGVPSRMNIGQILETHLGWAAKALGNKIGAMVRANAAAAEIRGLLEDIYNTKGHPEDIAGLKDKEVVELASNLSKGVPFATPVFDGATEDEIEAMFELAGIESGGQVTLFDGRTGEAFDRKVTVGYKHVLKLHHLVDDKMHARSTGPYSLVTQQPLGGKAQFGGQRFGEMEVWALEAYGAAYTLQEMLTVKSDDVTGRTKVYENIVKGEHKIDAGMPESFNVLVKEIRSLAIDIDLDSY from the coding sequence ATGGCGTATTCCTACACCGAAAAGAAACGTATCCGCAAGAGCTTCGCCAAGCGCGCGGCAGTGCTGAACGTCCCTTTCCTGCTCGCCACGCAGATCGAATCCTTTGCATCCTTCCTGCAGGCTGAAACCCCGCCGCTGTCGAGGATGAACCAGGGGTTGCAGGCCGCCTTCACGTCGATCTTCCCGATCGTCAGCCACAGTGGTAACGCGCGGCTGGAGTTCGTCCAGTACATGCTCGGCGAGCCGGCCTTCGACGTTAAGGAATGCCAGCAACGCGGCCTGACCTTTGCCTCGCCGCTGCGGGCTCGCGTGCGCCTCGTGATCCTGGATCGCGACGCGCCGAAGGAAACCGTCAAGGAGGTCAAGGAGCAGGAAGTTTACATGGGCGAAATTCCGCTCATGACGACCACCGGCTCGTTCGTCATCAACGGGACCGAGCGTGTCATCGTCTCGCAGTTGCACCGTTCGCCCGGCGTGTTCTTCGAGCACGACCGTGGCAAGACCCACTCGTCCGGCAAGCTGCTGTTCTCGGCACGGATCATCCCCTACCGCGGCTCGTGGCTCGACTTCGAGTTCGATCCGAAGGACTGCCTGTTCTTCCGCGTCGACCGTCGCCGCAAGATGCCTGCGACGATCCTGTTGCGCGCGATCGGTATGTCGCCCGAGCAGATCCTCGAAACCTTCCACGATGTCGACACCTTCCACTTCTCCGGCAATCAGGTCACCTTCGACCTAGTGCCCGATCGCCTGCGCGGGGACGTCGCCAAGTTCGACATCACCGACAGCTCCGGCAAGGTCATCGTGGCGCGCGACAAGCGCATCACCGTCAAGCACATCCGTGAGCTCGATCAAGCCGGCATCCGCTCGATGGTCGTCCCCGACGATTTCCTGCTGGGCCGCGTCGTGGCCCGTAACGTCGTCGATCCCGAAACCGGCGAACTGATCGCCCGCGCGAACGACGAGATCACCGAAGACGTGCTCGGCAAGCTGCGCGACGCCGGGGTCAAGGACCTGCCGACGCTGTACGTGAACGATCTCGATCGTGGTCCGTACATCTCGCAGACGCTGCGCATCGACGATACTGCCGACCAGTGGGCGGCGCGTGTTGCGATCTACCGCATGATGCGTCCGGGTGAGCCGCCCACCGAGGAAGCCGTCGAAGCGCTGTTCCAGGGCCTCTTCTACGCTGAAGAGCGCTACGACCTGTCGTCGGTCGGTCGCATGAAGTTCAATCGCCGCGCTTATCCCGAAAAGATCGACGACAAGGCGCCGGATTGGCTGAAGCGTTTCTACGCCGCCGTCGGCGCGCGTGGCGAAGACGGTCCGGCGACGCTGTCGAATGAGGACATCCTCGCGGTCATGAGCGTGCTGGTCGAACTGCGTAACGGCCGTGGCGAGATCGACGACATCGATCACCTCGGCAACCGTCGCGTGCGTTCGGTCGGCGAACTCGCCGAGAACCAGTTCCGCGCGGGCCTCGTGCGCGTCGAGCGCGCCGTCAAGGAGCGTCTGTCGCAGGCCGAGTCCGAAAACCTGATGCCGCACGACCTGATCAACGCAAAGCCGATCAGCGCCGCAATCAAGGAATTCTTCGGGTCGAGCCAGCTGTCGCAGTTCATGGACCAGACCAATCCGCTGTCCGAGATCACCCACAAGCGCCGCGTCTCGGCCCTTGGCCCGGGCGGTCTGACGCGCGAACGCGCGGGCTTCGAAGTCCGCGACGTGCACCCGACGCACTATGGCCGCGTGTGCCCGATCGAGACCCCGGAAGGTCCGAACATCGGTCTGATCAACTCGCTCGCGGTCTACGCGCAGACGAACCGTCACGGCTTCCTTGAGACGCCGTACCGCAAGGTCGCGGACGGCAAGGTCACCGACCAGATCGACTTCCTGTCGGCGATCGAGGAAGGCCAGTACGTCATCGCGCAGGCGAACGCCGAAATCGGTAGCGACGGCTCGCTGGTCGGGGACCTCGTGTCCTGCCGCCACAAGGGCGAATTCGCGATGTGTACGGCCGACCAGGTCCAGTACATGGACGTCGCGCCGGGTCAGATCGTGTCGGTGGCAGCCTCGCTGATCCCGTTCCTCGAGCATGACGACGCGAACCGGGCGCTGATGGGCGCCAACATGCAACGTCAGGCCGTGCCTTGCCTGCGCCCGGAGAAGCCGCTGGTGGGTACCGGCATCGAGCGCACCGTCGCGGTCGACTCCGGCACCGCGGTGCAGGCGATGCGTGGCGGCGTGGTCGACTATGTCGATGCGCAGCGCATTGTGGTGCGTGTCAACGACGACGAAACCCTCGCGGGCGAAGTCGGCGTCGACATCTACAACATGATCAAGTACACGCGTTCCAACCAGAACACGAACATCAACCAGCGTCCGATCGTCAAGGTCGGCGACCTGATCGGCAAGGGCGACGTCATCGCCGACGGCGCCTCGACCGACCTGGGCGAGCTCGCGCTCGGGCAGAACATGCTGGTCGCGTTCATGCCGTGGAACGGCTACAACTTCGAGGACTCGATCCTCATCTCCGAACGCGTCGTCGCCGAAGACCGCTTCACCTCGATCCACATCGAGGAACTGACGGTCGTCGCCCGCGACACCAAGCTCGGACCTGAAGAAATCACCCGCGACATCGCGTCGCTCGGCGAAGCGCAGCTGTCGCGCCTCGACGAATCGGGCATTGTGTACATCGGCGCCGAAGTCGAAGCCGGCGACGTGCTGGTCGGCAAGGTCACGCCGAAGGGCGAAACCCAGCTCACGCCGGAGGAGAAGCTGCTGCGCGCGATCTTCGGCGAGAAGGCGTCCGACGTGAAGGACACCTCGCTGCGCGTGCCCTCGGGCATGAACGGCACCGTGATCGACGTGCAGGTCTTCACCCGCGAAGGTATCGAGCGCGACAAGCGTGCCCAGTCGATCATCGACGACATGCTGCGCAGCTTCAAGACCGACCTCGCCGACCAGATGCGTATCGTCGAACGCGACGCGTTCGCCCGTATCCGCCGCATGATCAACGGCCAGAAGGCCAACGGCGGGCCGAAGAAGCTCAACAAGGGCACCGAGATCTCGGACGAGTATCTTGATACGCTCGAGCCGTACCACTGGTTCGACATCCGCATGGCGGACGAGGAACTCGCGATCCAGCTCGAAGCGATCCGTGAAGGTCTGGAAAAGACGCGCAAGGACTTCGAACAGGCGTTCGAGATCAAGAAGAAAAAGCTTACGCAGGGCGACGAATTGCCCCCGGGCGTGCAGAAGATGGTCAAGGTGTACCTGGCGGTCAAGCGTCGCCTGCAGCCTGGCGACAAGATGGCGGGCCGTCACGGTAACAAGGGTGTCGTGTCGCGTATCGTCCCGGTCGAGGACATGCCCTACATGGAAAACGGCACCCCGGTCGACATCGTGCTGAACCCGCTGGGCGTTCCGTCCCGGATGAACATCGGCCAGATTCTCGAGACCCACCTGGGCTGGGCCGCGAAGGCGCTCGGCAACAAGATCGGCGCGATGGTGCGTGCGAATGCTGCGGCCGCCGAGATCCGTGGCCTGCTCGAAGACATCTACAACACCAAGGGCCATCCGGAAGACATCGCCGGGCTGAAGGACAAGGAAGTCGTCGAGCTCGCATCGAACCTGAGCAAGGGCGTGCCCTTCGCGACCCCGGTGTTCGACGGTGCGACCGAAGACGAAATCGAGGCGATGTTCGAACTGGCCGGCATCGAGTCCGGCGGCCAGGTCACGCTGTTCGACGGCCGTACCGGCGAAGCGTTCGACCGCAAGGTCACCGTCGGCTACAAGCACGTGCTGAAGCTGCACCACTTGGTCGATGACAAGATGCACGCCCGTTCGACCGGCCCATACTCGCTCGTCACCCAGCAGCCGCTGGGCGGTAAGGCGCAGTTCGGCGGCCAGCGTTTCGGTGAAATGGAAGTGTGGGCGCTCGAAGCCTACGGCGCCGCCTACACGCTGCAGGAAATGCTGACCGTCAAGTCCGATGACGTCACCGGTCGTACCAAGGTCTATGAAAACATCGTCAAGGGCGAGCACAAGATCGACGCGGGCATGCCCGAGTCCTTCAACGTGTTGGTGAAGGAAATCCGCTCGCTCGCGATCGACATCGATCTGGACAGCTACTGA
- the rplL gene encoding 50S ribosomal protein L7/L12, with protein MTKEDILEAVGSMTVMELNDLVKAFEEKFGVSAAAMAVAAPGAGAAAAVVEEKTEFDVVLLAAGEKKVEVIKVVRAVTGLGLKEAKDLVDGAPKTVKEGAPKADADAIKKQLEDAGAKVEIK; from the coding sequence ATCACCAAAGAAGACATCCTCGAAGCCGTTGGCTCGATGACCGTGATGGAACTGAACGACCTGGTCAAGGCGTTCGAAGAGAAGTTCGGTGTTTCCGCCGCTGCGATGGCTGTCGCCGCCCCGGGCGCCGGCGCTGCCGCTGCTGTCGTTGAAGAGAAGACCGAATTCGACGTCGTCCTGCTGGCCGCCGGCGAGAAGAAGGTCGAAGTGATCAAGGTCGTCCGTGCCGTCACCGGCCTGGGCCTGAAGGAAGCGAAGGATCTGGTCGACGGCGCGCCGAAGACCGTCAAGGAAGGCGCTCCGAAGGCCGACGCCGACGCGATCAAGAAGCAGCTCGAAGACGCTGGCGCGAAGGTCGAGATCAAGTAA